The following proteins come from a genomic window of Corynebacterium falsenii:
- a CDS encoding sodium:solute symporter family protein — MTAEGLRLDASWVDYAIVAVYFAFVLGIGWAAKSKVSSSIDFFLSGRSLPAWVTGLAFISANLGAVEIVGMSANGVQYGFETMHYFWIGAIPAMVFLGIVMMPFYYGSKVRSVPEFMRRRFGNGAHLVNGISFAIAQLLIAGINLLLLAKVVNSLLGWPLWITLIVAAVIVLSYITLGGLSAAIYNEVLQFFIIVAALLPLTLIGLHQVGGWGGLKEKVADPAHFHTWPGTEISGFDNPVVSAIGLVFGLGFVLSFGYWTTNFVEVQRAMASDSLSSARKTPIIGAFPKMFVPFIVVIPGMIAGATVTPLIDGNAEPNDAMLYLMRDLLPNGLLGVALAGLLAAFMAGMAANISAFNTVFSYDIWQAYVVKDRDDEYYLKIGRIATVGATVIAVFTALLASNFGNVMDYLQTLFGFFNAPLFATFILGMFWKRMTPTAGWVGLVAGTGSAIAYWAVATFGNTDIGFFNLPGQGTAFVAASLAFVVDIIISIIVSMATKPKPDEELVGFVRSVTPKENLTDAAENDLPWYRRTVPLGMLCLVLVLILNIVFA, encoded by the coding sequence ATGACAGCTGAAGGACTACGGTTGGACGCGTCGTGGGTGGATTACGCCATCGTTGCGGTCTACTTCGCGTTCGTACTAGGTATCGGCTGGGCTGCAAAGTCCAAGGTGTCCAGCTCTATCGACTTCTTCCTTTCTGGCCGATCCTTGCCCGCATGGGTGACAGGATTGGCCTTTATTTCTGCCAACCTCGGTGCGGTGGAAATCGTCGGCATGTCCGCCAACGGCGTGCAATACGGCTTCGAGACCATGCACTACTTCTGGATCGGCGCGATCCCTGCCATGGTCTTCTTGGGCATCGTGATGATGCCGTTCTACTACGGTTCGAAGGTCCGCTCTGTTCCTGAGTTCATGCGCCGCCGTTTCGGCAACGGTGCACACCTGGTCAACGGCATTTCCTTTGCTATCGCCCAGCTGCTTATCGCCGGTATTAACCTGCTGCTGCTTGCCAAGGTTGTGAACTCCCTGCTCGGCTGGCCGCTGTGGATCACCCTCATCGTCGCCGCCGTGATCGTGCTGTCCTACATCACCCTTGGTGGCCTGTCTGCCGCGATCTACAACGAGGTCCTGCAGTTCTTCATCATCGTGGCCGCGCTGCTGCCGCTGACCCTCATCGGCCTGCACCAGGTCGGTGGCTGGGGAGGCCTCAAGGAGAAGGTCGCCGACCCCGCGCACTTCCACACCTGGCCGGGTACCGAAATCTCCGGCTTCGACAACCCGGTGGTCTCCGCCATCGGCCTGGTCTTCGGCCTGGGCTTCGTGCTGTCCTTCGGTTACTGGACCACCAACTTCGTCGAGGTGCAGCGCGCCATGGCTTCGGATTCTCTGTCCTCGGCTCGCAAGACCCCGATCATCGGCGCCTTCCCGAAGATGTTCGTTCCGTTCATCGTGGTGATCCCCGGCATGATCGCCGGCGCAACCGTCACCCCGCTCATCGACGGCAACGCAGAGCCGAACGACGCAATGCTCTACCTCATGCGCGACCTGCTGCCCAACGGTCTGCTGGGCGTGGCCCTGGCCGGCCTGCTGGCTGCCTTCATGGCCGGCATGGCTGCGAACATCTCCGCGTTCAACACCGTGTTCTCCTACGACATCTGGCAGGCCTACGTCGTCAAGGATCGCGACGACGAGTACTACCTGAAGATCGGCCGCATCGCCACCGTGGGCGCCACCGTCATCGCTGTGTTCACCGCACTGCTGGCATCCAACTTCGGCAACGTGATGGACTACCTGCAGACGCTGTTCGGCTTCTTCAACGCCCCGCTGTTCGCAACGTTCATCCTCGGTATGTTCTGGAAGCGCATGACCCCCACCGCAGGTTGGGTGGGCCTCGTCGCCGGTACGGGTTCCGCTATTGCCTACTGGGCTGTGGCCACCTTCGGCAACACGGACATCGGCTTTTTCAACTTGCCGGGTCAGGGCACCGCGTTCGTCGCAGCTTCCCTGGCATTCGTGGTGGACATCATCATCTCCATCATCGTGTCCATGGCCACCAAGCCGAAGCCTGACGAGGAGCTCGTGGGCTTCGTCCGCTCCGTCACGCCCAAGGAAAACCTCACGGACGCTGCCGAGAACGACCTGCCGTGGTACCGCCGCACCGTGCCGCTGGGCATGCTGTGCTTGGTCTTGGTCCTCATTCTCAACATCGTGTTCGCCTAG
- the galT gene encoding galactose-1-phosphate uridylyltransferase, which translates to MRVTRTTLADGRELLYFDDDPQFVSGDQQRELHDGRDLPRADTESEMRQDPLTGQWYVYAAHRMNRTFMPPANENPLAPTRPGELPTEIPADDYNVVVFENRFPSLSMHMEVPDDFATTVDGQDLFPRQPAVGRCEVVCFTPDVHSTFRDLPFSRARTVVEAWAHRTRELSALPGIRCVYPFENRGEEIGVTLQHPHGQIYAYPFLPPRTAEVASRAAAFRSAHGADLFDAILQAEKAEGTRVISEGEYFTAFVPAAAKWPVEVMLMANRPAPDFADLSDVEKDELTRMYLDLLQRMDKFFDGVERTPYIASWNQAPVGEDRENGRLYLQLFSMMRSPGRMKFLAGSESGQEAWISDTTPERIAARFREVGNV; encoded by the coding sequence ATCCGTGTCACGAGGACAACCCTCGCGGACGGCCGGGAACTGCTGTATTTCGATGACGATCCGCAGTTCGTTTCCGGCGACCAGCAGCGCGAGCTGCACGATGGCCGCGACCTGCCCCGCGCAGACACCGAATCGGAGATGCGCCAGGATCCGCTGACCGGGCAGTGGTACGTGTACGCGGCCCACCGCATGAACCGCACGTTCATGCCCCCGGCGAACGAGAACCCGTTGGCGCCCACCCGCCCGGGCGAGCTCCCCACGGAGATCCCCGCCGACGATTACAACGTGGTCGTCTTCGAAAATCGTTTCCCGTCGCTATCCATGCACATGGAGGTGCCGGACGACTTCGCCACCACCGTGGACGGCCAGGATCTCTTCCCGCGCCAGCCCGCCGTGGGTCGCTGCGAGGTTGTCTGCTTCACCCCGGACGTCCACTCGACGTTCCGCGATCTGCCCTTCTCCCGCGCCCGCACGGTCGTGGAGGCGTGGGCACATCGCACCCGCGAGCTTTCCGCCCTGCCCGGCATCCGCTGCGTGTACCCGTTTGAAAACCGCGGCGAGGAGATCGGCGTGACCCTGCAGCACCCGCACGGTCAGATCTACGCCTACCCCTTCCTCCCGCCGCGCACCGCCGAGGTTGCCTCCCGCGCCGCTGCGTTCCGCAGCGCCCATGGCGCCGATTTGTTCGACGCCATCCTCCAGGCCGAGAAAGCCGAGGGCACTCGGGTTATTAGCGAGGGCGAGTACTTCACGGCGTTCGTTCCGGCGGCTGCCAAGTGGCCGGTGGAGGTCATGCTCATGGCCAACCGCCCGGCACCGGACTTCGCGGATCTCTCCGATGTGGAGAAGGACGAGCTCACCCGCATGTACCTGGATCTGCTGCAGCGCATGGACAAGTTCTTCGATGGGGTGGAGCGCACCCCGTACATCGCGTCGTGGAATCAGGCTCCCGTGGGGGAGGATCGAGAAAACGGCCGGCTGTACCTGCAGCTGTTTTCCATGATGCGTTCGCCGGGACGGATGAAGTTCCTGGCGGGCAGCGAGTCCGGCCAGGAAGCGTGGATCTCGGACACCACCCCGGAGCGCATCGCCGCTCGGTTCCGGGAGGTCGGCAATGTCTAA